From Candidatus Binatia bacterium:
CCTTGTCACAGCCCAGAGCAGCAGAGTCGGTTCTGGAAATCAGGAGTTACGACGCGATCGGCCAAGACCCGACCGTTGCGTATCACGTATCCCGGGGGCGTTCTGCGATGAGCTATTTTGCAGTGAGTAAGGCGCTACGGCACCCCGAGCAACTGCAGCACGATACACGGTGGCTGGCGGGGACCGTGTAGCGGCCAATTACTGATATCCAGGACTGACCCTGGTGCCCCGGGGTAGCGCGGACGCCGTGGCGCTGTCCAGCGGGTCGCGTCGTACGGTCGGGGCGAACCTTCTGCGCCTCGGCTGTCGTTCGGTGTGCCGGAGAGCGAGACCGGCCCCAGCGAGCGCTTAGACCGGCGGCCTCTTCACCATCGGGTTTCAATTGCTGCTGATTCTCAGCGGCAACCTCGTGTGTGGCTCAACTGGCTGACGATCGTCCTGTGCATTGTCGTCCAATGGGTGACGCCTTGGCGTCGAATGACAATCCCGGCGACGGCGTCGCCGGGAACGCCCGCGTTGCCGAACGTCAGCCTTCAGCGGTGCGCGGCTTTATCGCGCGGCCGCTGGATTGCTGTGTTCGGCCTTCAGTGCCGGTGCAGCAATCGGCTGCCCCTCGATGTAGAGGGTGTCGTAGCTGAGATCGAGTCCGTTCGGCCACTCGACGGAGCCTGCAACGACGCGCGCCGCCCGAAACACCGCGTGGTCGCGCAGGCGCACGAAAATCCCGCGATCGAGGTACGGCTTGACGTCGAATTTCCGGGATTCGCCGTTGTCAAACGAAACCTCCAGCTCGTAATCGTCCAGCGCACAAACGGACCTGACGTGTGGATTCATCGATACTCCTACTTCAGCGGCTCGATCTTGAAGACCTCCTCGCCGTCTATGGCCAGCTGCCAGTCGGCTAGAAGCTCGTCGCGGTGTATCTCGATCCATGCCTGCACGAGTCGCGTCTTCCCGGAAGGCAACTCACCAGCCAGCACTTCCCCGGTTGCAATCGCAAACACCGCCTGATTGCCGGAGTACTCCGCATGCACATGAGGGACGTGGTGCTGCTTGTCGTCGAAAAAGTACATCCGCACCACGATCCCGTAGAACATGGACAGAATCGGCATAGTCGTCTTTCACCGGATTCAACCGTAGCACGTTACGCGAGACTCGCCGAACACCCGGTTGAGCGGCGAGCGTCCGTCGCTAGCGCCGCGCTCGTCCGCTCCAACCGGGTGTTATCCGGCACGGCGATGGCGGTCGCCCTATGCCCTCTCACCGAACACCTCGTCGAACTCCGCGATGGCCGCGTGGGCCTCTCGCACCATGCACTCTAACAGGACACGGTAGGAGTTCGCGTCAAGGATGTCGTCGGCCACCCGCATCCCAGCGCCCTGCAAATGAGACCCCAAGCTGCTGCGCAATGGCAGACGCGGCATCGGGGCGGGAGTGTCCGGCCCAGGGAACATGCGAACCACGCCGATCGAGTGAGCGCGGAAAAGCGTGCAAAAGGACCCGAGGGCGAGGTGCACCTCACGCAGGCGGCGGAACTCCTGGCGCCGGTCCTCCTGAAGGAGGTCAGCCTTCCTGAAGATGCGGGTGTTGATCGGCTCGGTGTACTCCACGAGAGGATCACTCTCTTCTGCGATTACGCGAACGAAATGGTGCTCGAACCACCGCTCAGCGAAGAGCGTTTGGAACTCCGGCCACGAGAGGAGGCGCACATTCGAGTACTGGGCAGCGCCGCGGGCACCCTTCTGGAATCCAGCTGCAGAGATGATCGCGCCCCAGTTGGCACCGGAGTCGCCCACGACGGTTCGGAAGGCGTGAACTACGGTTTGTGGCACGCGGGCGCGCCAGCGTTTGCATTCGAGAAGATAGGTTTGAGCCGGGGTCGCCGAGGAATCGTGCGCCCATACGTCGATCGAGACTTCGCCTCGCGCGGTCTTGATCACCTTCTCTACCGCCGTGGCTACGCCAGCCTCGCGCAGGATCCGGGCAACCCGTTCCTGCAGGTCCCGCCAGGATGAGGGCTCGTCGCCGTCAATCATCTCGACTTCGCGAGGACGGTTCTACGTCCGGACGCCGAGCATCACACGCGCGTCTCTCCAGCGCGTCGTGTGCATGCTGATGTTCGGCCTTCACACCGGCACTGTCTCCAACTCGAAATCTCGCGGGTCATCCGGATCAATCCCTGTTTCCTCAAACTTGCGCAGCCGCTCTCCTCCTGCTGGGGCGATGCACCAGACTGCCCGATGTCGCGACTGGACTTGATTCCTGGCCTTCAGGTTCCGCACGGCTTGTCTGACTTGATTCCTCCAAATACTCTCGCCGGTGCTGCCATAGCATTCCAGATCCTGCGGATGTCGCCGCAAATCCTCCGCTAGCAGGCGCTGCACCGACGCGTAGACAAGGTCGATATCCGCCTGGCGCTATCCTGAAGTGACTTCAAGATCGCCCGCTCGTACAACGGTCGTGCAATACGCTCAGGGCGGATCTTTCTGCCTAACCGCATGGTTGTTCTCCTTAGTCGGAACGGGTCACGCTGGACTACATTTATCCGCACTAACAAAAGCGACAATCCACGCGACTTCACGCGGTATCGCGCCTTCAAAGTCGGGCGAAACATAGGGTGAATCGTCTTGCGCCGTCAAGGGTTTTGCCCGTGCCGCATGCGCGTCCTCAGCCGCAGATTTCCGTCAGCATGCGCAGCGCGTTCTCGCCCAGGACCTTACGCACGGTGTCGGGCTTGTGCCCGCGCGCCAGCAGGCCGGCGGTCAGGCGCGGCATCGCGGTCACGTCCTCGAGACCAATTGCGGGCGTGATGAAGCCGTCATAATCGGTGCCGATCCCGACGACGTTTTCACCGCCCACTTTGATGGCGTGATCGAAATGATCGAGCACTCGGTCGAGGTCGGCGTTCTTTTCGGCGACGAAGCCGCGCTCGATGATGATTCCGATGACGCCGCCGCGATCGGCGACGGCGCGAATCTGGGCGTCGGTCAAGTTGCGCCGGTGGGGGTAGACGGCGCGGCATCCCGCATGACTGACCATGAACGGGCGCTGCATCGTCGCCAGCGCATCCGCTACGCCCGCATCGTTGAGATGCGCCAGATCGACGACCATCTTCAGCCGCTCCATCTCTGCGATCAGGGCGCGACCGAATTCGGTGAGACCTTTACCGTCGAACTCCGCCACGGTCATCGGATAACCGGCTTCCGTCGCCTGAAAATGCACCAGACCGATTGATCGCAACCCGCGCGCATACGCGGTGCGGACGTGATCGAGCGACCCTTCGATGCCATGGGCGCCTTCCAGACACGGCAACCCCGCAATCTTCCCGGCGGCGCGCGCCGCACGCAGCTCCGATCCGCTGCGCACCAGCGAAAACTGATTCGGGTAGTGGCTTGCCGCGTCATGCATCAGATCGAGTGTGGTGACGACCGCCTCGAAGCCGCGCTGGCGGTCGTACCAGGACAGGACCTTCAGTGGCAGCATCAACTCGGACCGCACCTCGCGCGGGTTGACGACAATGCCGAATCCGACCGCCCCGACTCCCCCCTCTTTCAGGCGCGGGAGATCGGCATGCCACGCGAATGGTGACGACGGCAGCAGATTCTCGTGCCGCTTGCCGATGTCGTAGCCGAAAAGGCGAACCCAGAGGAAGGTATCGACATGCAGATCGACGACGAGGCAATCGCGGTGGAGCGCCAGCGCATCGGCGGGAACCGGCGGGAACGAAGGGCGATGACAACCAAGTGCGAGTGACCCGCCCACCAAAATGCCGCCGCGCAGTACGTTGCGGCGACTCAAAAGCCAATCGCCGTTCGGTAGCAGGTGCTCGACAGGTGGAAACGCTTCCGCGTCGCCTTCAAGTCGCATGGTGATTCCTCCCCCTGAGACTTTACTACACAGCCTCGGTGCTGCCTACCGTTCGCAGACCGTGGTGCAGACCGCGCTCTCGCGGACGATCCGTCGCGTCGCGCTGTACGTCACCGCGAAGGTTGGAATCCAGCACGAGTGTTTGCCGGCGCCGCCGGCGACCAGGACACGGATGCTGTCCACCTCGCGCACGAGAGGGATGCGGCCGCTCCAGCTGTCAATCTGTCCCGCCCAGCCGCCCCAGGAGCTGAGCTCCTCGAGCTTTTGCGGTGAAA
This genomic window contains:
- a CDS encoding DUF2442 domain-containing protein codes for the protein MNPHVRSVCALDDYELEVSFDNGESRKFDVKPYLDRGIFVRLRDHAVFRAARVVAGSVEWPNGLDLSYDTLYIEGQPIAAPALKAEHSNPAAAR
- a CDS encoding DUF4160 domain-containing protein → MPILSMFYGIVVRMYFFDDKQHHVPHVHAEYSGNQAVFAIATGEVLAGELPSGKTRLVQAWIEIHRDELLADWQLAIDGEEVFKIEPLK
- a CDS encoding restriction endonuclease; translation: MIDGDEPSSWRDLQERVARILREAGVATAVEKVIKTARGEVSIDVWAHDSSATPAQTYLLECKRWRARVPQTVVHAFRTVVGDSGANWGAIISAAGFQKGARGAAQYSNVRLLSWPEFQTLFAERWFEHHFVRVIAEESDPLVEYTEPINTRIFRKADLLQEDRRQEFRRLREVHLALGSFCTLFRAHSIGVVRMFPGPDTPAPMPRLPLRSSLGSHLQGAGMRVADDILDANSYRVLLECMVREAHAAIAEFDEVFGERA
- a CDS encoding dipeptidase yields the protein MRLEGDAEAFPPVEHLLPNGDWLLSRRNVLRGGILVGGSLALGCHRPSFPPVPADALALHRDCLVVDLHVDTFLWVRLFGYDIGKRHENLLPSSPFAWHADLPRLKEGGVGAVGFGIVVNPREVRSELMLPLKVLSWYDRQRGFEAVVTTLDLMHDAASHYPNQFSLVRSGSELRAARAAGKIAGLPCLEGAHGIEGSLDHVRTAYARGLRSIGLVHFQATEAGYPMTVAEFDGKGLTEFGRALIAEMERLKMVVDLAHLNDAGVADALATMQRPFMVSHAGCRAVYPHRRNLTDAQIRAVADRGGVIGIIIERGFVAEKNADLDRVLDHFDHAIKVGGENVVGIGTDYDGFITPAIGLEDVTAMPRLTAGLLARGHKPDTVRKVLGENALRMLTEICG